GCCCGGAGGTGGTGCGCGGCTGGCTCCATGGCCTGGAGCGGCACCCGGACGCGGAGCTGGCCTCCGTCGCGCGGGAGCTGGAGCGCTACCTGGAGCGGGCGGAGGGGCTGCGCCAGGGCCTGGAGCCGCTGGGCGTCATCCACGCGGACCTCTTCACGGACAACGTGAAGTGGGTGGGCGCCCAGGTCGGCTCGTTCTTCGACTTCGAGATGGCCTGTCGCGACGCGTACGGCCTGGACGTGGTCATCACCCTCAACGCGTGGTGCTTCGACGGGGGCCAGTACCTGCCGGAGCTGTGCCAGGCCCTGGTGCGCGGCTACCAGGAGTCGCGGCCCCTGGCGGCCGTGGAGCGCGCCAACCTGTTCGGCCACGCGCTCTTCGGCGCCGTGCGCTTCACGGCCAGCCGCATCCGGGACTACCACCTGTCCCCGCTGCCCGCAGACAAGCTGGTGCGCAAGGACTACCGCACCTACCTGGCCCGGGCGCGCGCGCTGTCCGCCATGGGGCCGGAGGGCCACGCGCGCCTCCTGGGCCTGTGAGCCGGAGCGGGGAGGAGGGCGCCGCCGGTCAGATGCCGGTGACGATCTTCCAGTCCTTGCCCTCGCGGCGCAGCACCATCCGCTCCAGCTCCGCCTCCTTCTGGAGGCGCGTGGTGAGCGACGGCATGCGCCAGTTCAGCTTCCAGTAGTAGATGGCGGTGGCCAGGTCGCGGCCCACCTCGATGCGCCGCACGTCCATCTCCACCTTGGGCGACTGGACCAGCTGGAACATCGACTCCAGGTACTCGGTGAGGTTCGCCGCCGTCAGGTCGTCCTCGGGGTCGTTCGGCGTGCCGGCGTTCTCGTGGAAGTCCTTCGACACCAGCGCGGCGACGCCCGCGGCGTCCTTCGACTCGACGGCAGACCGGTACTGCTCCATCACTGCCAAAATGGCACGGGTCTCCGAGGTGTCGTCGATGTCGGTGCCGGGGATGCGCTTCGGAGCGCAGGCGGCCAGGAGGGACAGGGCGCAGATGCCGAGGAAACGGATGTGCATGGCGGGGCCTTACGAAGACAATGCAGAGGAAGTCAACCCTTCGACGGGCCCCACTTGCACAACGCGTGCCTCAGGCCTTCCGGATGAACTCGGAGATGAAGCGGTTGAGCACGGGGACTTCGTTG
This sequence is a window from Myxococcus stipitatus. Protein-coding genes within it:
- a CDS encoding DUF4440 domain-containing protein, translating into MHIRFLGICALSLLAACAPKRIPGTDIDDTSETRAILAVMEQYRSAVESKDAAGVAALVSKDFHENAGTPNDPEDDLTAANLTEYLESMFQLVQSPKVEMDVRRIEVGRDLATAIYYWKLNWRMPSLTTRLQKEAELERMVLRREGKDWKIVTGI
- a CDS encoding homoserine kinase, translated to MAVHTALSPETFTRIADTFALGHVQGVTPIPQGSINTNHRVETDTGRYFVRHTTVRSPEDLRFEAALLTHLAAYHFPSPVLVAARDGAPFVELEGGRVSVFRWLPGEELRHPNLTSDHLERLGAELGKLHRDTQSFTGSRANPYGPEVVRGWLHGLERHPDAELASVARELERYLERAEGLRQGLEPLGVIHADLFTDNVKWVGAQVGSFFDFEMACRDAYGLDVVITLNAWCFDGGQYLPELCQALVRGYQESRPLAAVERANLFGHALFGAVRFTASRIRDYHLSPLPADKLVRKDYRTYLARARALSAMGPEGHARLLGL